Below is a genomic region from Desulfovibrio sp. TomC.
CAGTTTAGTTAAAATATTGCCAAATTGAAGTAAAAAATGGATCATCTAATCAGATAATTACTCGTCAAAAATCAAAACCATGATTTCGCAGTGAAACTTTCTACAGAAATAAAGTTACTAAGTCTTGTACCCCTATAGTTCACGCAATTGTCACTAAAATAAAACTGCACATTTACTTACAAAAAATTAAACTGGGCCAACCAAGTTGTCAAGGGGAAAAATACATGAAACAAGAATTTGACCTTCGTGATTATGATATTAGGCAGCTGCACTTAAATCGGACTGAGGTGGTCTGGCTTGATTGGACAGTTTGGCGGCGTTGTTAAGCTCCAGTCCGGTTGGTGCTCATGCCGCCTTGGGGGCCGAGTGGCCCTCCCGGTATACGTCCATGGGGCGGCGACCGTCAAAAGCCGTATGCGGTCGTCGCTCGTTGTAGAAGTGGAACCAGTTTCCGTGCGCTTGGCGAGCTTGGCTGCCGGTTTCGAGTTCTCGCAGGTAAATGCACTCCCATTTCACCGAGCGCCATAGCCGCTCGATAAAGACGTTATCCATCCAGCGGCCTTTGCCATCCATGGAGATGGCAACGCCGGCATCTTTAAGCGTCTGCGTGAAGTCCTGGCCAGTGAATTGCGACCCCTGATCCGTGTTGAAGATTTCCGGCACCCCATAGCGGTTCATGGCCTCTTCCAAGGCGGCAACGCAAAAATCAGCGTCCAGGGTGTTGGATAAACGCCAAGACAACACGGCCCGGCTGTGCCAGTCCATGACCGCCACCAGATACAGGAAGCCTCGCTTCATCGGTACATACGTGATGTCGGCGCACCACACCTGATCCGGCCGTTTGATCGCAAGCTCTCGCAGCAGGTACGGATGAATCTTGTGCTCGGGATGCGGCGCACTCGTCCTGGGCTTCTGGTAGATTGCCACCAACCCCATCTTGCGCATCAACCGCCGCACGCGGCCACGTCCGATCTCGATGCCCTGATGCCGCAAATGCAGCCGCATCTGGCGCGATCCGTAAAACGGCGTCTCCAGAAACTGCTCGTCGATATGCTGCATCAGCTCCAGATTCGTGGCCGACTCGCCTTTCGGGCGATGAAACCAAGTCGACCTGGCCAACCCGAGGATGCGACACTGCCGGCAAATACTGAGTCGGGGATGCCCGCGTTCGACCATCCCACGCCTTCGCTCGCGACTCATCGTTTGGCGAAGGCTCGCTCTAAAAAATCCTTCTCCACGGTCAATTGACCGATCTTGGCGTGGAGTTCCCGGATCTCGGTGGCGTTATCCTTCTGTGCCGTCGCCGCCTTCCCGGAAAAGGCCGCAACCATGCCTTCCTTGGCTTGTCGCTTCCAACCTGTGATCTGCGTCGGATGCACGTCATATTTGCTGGCCAGTTCAGCCAAGGTCAATTCGCCGGACAAGGCCTCAAGCGCCACTTTCGCCTTGAACTCTGCTGAAAACTTCCGTCGCTTGGACATCGAAACCGCCCTCCGTCATCGAGGACTAGAGCTTAACAGGCTGTCCAATTTTCCGCGACCACCTCAAGAATGTTGGCAGTCTTGAGTTGTTGAAAGCTGTTGACGAAGCCAAAGAGACCAAGGGCAACAAGAAATAGTTTAGGCTCAAAACAAGAAACCCACGCCTTCCATGTTAAAGTGGTCGGCGTGGGTTTTTTTATCAATTCTCAAGAGCAATAAGCATCAATGCTTGGCATCAAAATTTTGTTAATTCTCGAAAACAAATCTAAAAAATAATCAACTGGCTCATTATCATATTTAAGCGCCACAAGAACTTTCTTGTCATCCCAAGCGCTAAACTGCTTAACCCTCTGAAACCAAGCCCAATGTTTCGACTGAGACCCAGGTCCAATTTCTTTATTTAATTCATCAATTACGGCTTGACTTAAAAGCCCTTCTAAATCCTTGTCCTTGCTTAATCCAATAATAAAGTCCCTCACTCCGCCAGATTGCGCCTCTAAATTTAGCCATATATCTTTATTGCTCCAAGATTGTTTCTGAAAAGCAATCCCAGCATATGACACCATGCCTTCCTCTGCATAGGTGTTGTTACATATCCACATAGAGCTATCGCCAAGGCTCTTAAAAAAAGAATCCTTCAATCTTTGTCCGAATGAATCATAAATGGAAACTAAAAGCTGATTTCTGGATTCTATCACATTCAAAGCAATTTCTAAGTTTCTTTTGCTAGCCAAAGCATAATTAACGACTGCATCTTTCTCTGGCGCTAACATTACAAACCTCCTCATCCTTGAATTATATTTTCAAGGATGTAATTCTTAAACTCATCTAAAAAAAAGCACACCCTAGTCGAATTACAAACAGTCTTACATTCATCTAGCCATGTCGCGACCTCGAGGTAAGACCAAACAACCAATGTGACTCCTGACGGAGCTTTGTTTGTATTAATTGTTTTAGGATTATGACCTGATGGAGTCAAAAAGACTATATAGCTATTATTGCTCAGCCTTGAAAGATGGTCTGAATAATCTGCCAGCTGGTTGTCTTGCTCTCCTGACCACAGCTTATTCTCAATTGCTATCAGCACAGCCCCGAGCTCAACCAGAATGTCAATTCGCCTATGGTTTTGAAGTATTTTATAAGTATGAGATTCGCGCGACACTTTTACTCTTGAAATGTCTAGAGATATTCTAGACTGTTCCAACAGTTTTTCTAAAAACCTACTGAGAAAAGCTGATCCCTGGCCATGTCGTTCAGAAGGATTTAATAAAAAAGCGATGAGATCAGACATTTTGTTTTCATCAATATACATTAGCTTAAAAAAATTAAACTCTGGTGCCAGAAATTTATTTAACTTTGAATTTGCATCTTTGACTACTTCCAACCGAAACGACAACTCATCAAAGAAACTTGCAAGATTACTTTCCATGGTTATTCCTCATATAGTAAGTATATTCTTTTGTTGTCACATGTCGGAGGTGAAGTCAAATATTATTCACATATTCAAACGCTCCCTTGACCTTCAAGGAAACCCACAACCTGCGGTCGCGGATTGGTCGACACGGACAGATCACCGGCCCAGACCAGGGGATTGCTGCCTTCCAACCCGGCCGGCGGCTCAAGGTAATCAGCATAGAGGTGGCCAGTGACGCAGATGTTTGCCTTGAAGCCAAGTTGATTCGCTTACTCGGTGACGTCAATCAATCTATGTTTTAAACTTACACACTCCACGACGTTGTCATCCATTGAGTACTGTTTTAGGCCGCACAATAATAAGCACTAGCATCAATCAAGCAATAACCCGTGTACAGCTGAAATATGATTCATTTTTTTGGGCGGACTAACTATGGGAGGCAGATCTCCGTAAACCCCTGTGTTGTAGTAAGCATACCCTCCAAACTTCGTACCTGTTG
It encodes:
- a CDS encoding IS3 family transposase (programmed frameshift), which translates into the protein MSKRRKFSAEFKAKVALEALSGELTLAELASKYDVHPTQITGWKRQAKEGMVAAFSGKAATAQKDNATEIRELHAKIGQLTVEKDFLERAFQTMSRERRRGMVERGHPRLSICRQCRILGLARSTWFHRPKGESATNLELMQHIDEQFLETPFYGSRQMRLHLRHQGIEIGRGRVRRLMRKMGLVAIYQKPRTSAPHPEHKIHPYLLRELAIKRPDQVWCADITYVPMKRGFLYLVAVMDWHSRAVLSWRLSNTLDADFCVAALEEAMNRYGVPEIFNTDQGSQFTGQDFTQTLKDAGVAISMDGKGRWMDNVFIERLWRSVKWECIYLRELETGSQARQAHGNWFHFYNERRPHTAFDGRRPMDVYREGHSAPKAA
- a CDS encoding PDDEXK-like family protein: MESNLASFFDELSFRLEVVKDANSKLNKFLAPEFNFFKLMYIDENKMSDLIAFLLNPSERHGQGSAFLSRFLEKLLEQSRISLDISRVKVSRESHTYKILQNHRRIDILVELGAVLIAIENKLWSGEQDNQLADYSDHLSRLSNNSYIVFLTPSGHNPKTINTNKAPSGVTLVVWSYLEVATWLDECKTVCNSTRVCFFLDEFKNYILENIIQG